The genomic window TTTAAAGcaaccaaccacttttccaTACTGGCCAACAAGGAACCACATATCCTCATGGTCACAGCCACAACCAAGACCCATCACAATCCACACTCATTGCTATATTGTTACCACACGCACCCCTTCCAATATAAATAAGCAACTCATTCACTCCCCTTTCCCTTAAGATCATCCTCATGACCatgcctcttcctcctcctcccccttcttcttcttcttcttcgctccAATGGCTAAGCTTAGTAGGAACACTGTGGCTTCAATCCATCAACGGCGCGAACTCCGACTTCCCGGTATACTCATCGCAACTCAAAGACCTCAAACACTTCTCTCAAGTCCAACTCAACTTCCTCGCCTTCGCCTCCGATGCGGGGAAACTCTTCGGATGGTCTTCTGGGATCGCTGCAAACCACCTCCCTCTCTGGCTCGTCGCGGTCATCGGCGCCGTTCTCGGGCTCATCGGCTACGGGCTTCAGTTCCTCTTCTTAGAAAACTCTAACCTATCCTACTGGCACCTCTTCATACTCACTTCCCTAGCCGGAAACGGCATATGCTGGATCAACACGGTGTGTTACCTCATATGCATCAAGAACTTCTCTTTCGATTCTAGGGTTGCAGTAGGGATATCCACGAGCTACGTGGGCCTAAGTGCGAAAGTGTACACGGTCGTCGCAGAAGCCGTGTTCTCCCCAAGGGCTAAATCTAAAGCTAAGTCCTACCTCCTCCTCAATGCAGTTACACCAGTTCTAGTCACCACACTAGTCGCGCCGTTTCTTCGAGTCGTCGACGCGAAGCacaaagaagggaaaagagatcCTGCTTTCGTCGCGATGTTCGCGATAACGCTAGCAACCGGGGTTTGCGCCGTGGCGGGGAGCATCGGCTCGGCATCGCCAACGGGGTTCTCCTCGAGAGAGCACATGCTGAGCCTGGGCGTGCTCTTGGCTTCTCCTTTAGTAGTTCCCGTGGCTTTTAAGTTGAAAGAGAGCATAAGCGACATATggggggagaagagagagaggagagtgcaCGGCTTAAGTGTCGATGAGATAGAACtaggaggaagagagagagacatggaggaggaggggaaaaaggaacaagaagaagaagaagaagaagaagaacaacaacaacaagtggTTGTGGCTGAGGAGGAGATGATGAGGGGAGGAATAGTCGAAGGGGGAATAGAGGAAGTTGGAGGGGTTAAGATGCTAAAAAGGGTGGAGTTTTGGTTGTACTTTTTGAGCTACATGTTTAGTGGGACTCTAGGGTTGGTGTTCTTAAACAACTTGGGTCAAATAGCCGAGTCGCGTGGGCTCGGTGAGACTTCCACTTTGGTCTCGTTGTCGTCCTCCTTTGGCTTCTTCGGGCGCCTCATTCCCGCTCTCTTGGACTACTCCTCCTCCAAGTaagaaacttattttttaattccatgcatgcatgcatgcatgcatgtgctcTAAATATTATCTACTCCTCGCAGTGAGTAGTCGATTTAATTCACTGTAGTCCATATTGCTTGAAAATTCATGTcctgatgatttttttttttttccgatcaTTTTCTCAGGGCTAAGTACAAGGTATCAAGGTCCTTATCAATGGCAATACTCATGGCTCCAATGGCTGGGTCCTTCTTCTTGCTCCTCAACTCAACCACGATTTTCTTATACCTCTCCACCGCTATCATCGGCGCGTGCACCGGCTCCGTCACATCCATCGCCGTATCCGCCACCTCCGAGCTCTTCGGCAAGAAGCACTTCGGGGTGAACCACAACATTGTTGTCACCAATATCCCCGTTGGGTCCTTTTGCTTTGGCTACTTAGCTGCTTTTCTCTACCAAAAAGGTGCTGTTGGAGGAAGCCATAAGTGCTTCGGGAGTGGATGCTACAACACCACCTTCATTATTTGGGGCTCCACTTGTTCTATAGGAACTGTTCTGTGTACAATACTCTACGTACGGTCTCGGAGACTCACGTTACCTAAGATTATTTAGTTAACATGTTACAGATATACGTACGTATACCGTATAGCTAACTTCAGGTGATActccttttttctgttttttgaaTGGGTTTTGAGTGTCACCACTTTACAATCTCAGGTTGTGGAGTTTTTAATTTCATATGTGTTTAGGATAGCTCTCATGTGAACGATGGGTTTCACAAAAACAGTATCAAGTGAAAtactaaatatttataattatgtatattttcttGCTGCAGCAATACACAAAAACAGTTGGTAAGTACATGTTGTTTAACATTTGGATCCTACGTCACTCTTAtgcaacccaaaaaaaaaaaaaagaaaaaaaagaagaaatgatcAATTAACTATGCCTACTTTACTATGCATATGCAAATGAATGTATGGATTGAGTACTCTGATCCAATAATTGCTTGACCATTAAAACAgcttttttgacttttttgaaaaagttttGTTCGATGAATACAAAAAACATAACAAATCTAAAATCCCTACTAAttcgtacttttttttttttgttgggagATTACATATATTTAACAGAGTTCTGCTAAATATTTGATGATTAGATTGAGCATAACTGTTCAATCGTCAAAAACATTAGCTTGTGAATTATATATAACACTTTAAATTATCCCTTAATTTGGGATATATTGCACTGTAACTTATGCGAATATTAATTAATCGGGTGACGCGGTGAACCGGTTTCAGACACTAATCTCTATGCTAGAGCTAACTAATTGCTTGGTTTATAAGAGGTCaatcaatcattttttttttctttttttttttagaaagaaagataatatatatgctatctgtttcgtttattttactTAGCTGAAAATGCATATGAAATAATTAGGCTTCGAATTTAGAATCTTGAATACTGACTATCATATATTTTGCTACCTGCATGCGCTAGAAACGGTAGGTGTGaaccaaataattaatatattggcACATCCATCTTTTTCTATAACGAACTTCAAGAGATTAGGTTATGCCACACTAAAAGGACTGAGACAACTAAAGAAAACTACAAATTTTAATTCCAAGCCAACCTCAATTAATTTCATTCCACCAGAGATTTTTAACTTTCCCTTTCCTTAAATCATAATCAAACAGTTATCTATCACTAGTATATACAGTACTTATAGAATGGATTAGATTAATTCGCAGGTTTATGATGAATGGTTAATTTTCAGGAAAAGAACAAATTAACTAATGTCGCTTTTCAACTACAAGACAAAAACATTTATACTAATTAATTGTGGCTATTATTTGGTACTTCTCAATCTAGCTGTTGAATAATAgatttttgcatatatatatatagatcttaAAACTGGTCGGTTTGATATATGCTTGTGGTCCTTTTATATCAACTTCCCTAGCCACATAATAGTAGCAGTTATCGCCAAGCTAAACCTGGTCCACATAAAATCTACCATtccttatttattaattaatcacaTCTTTACTTTTATTCCTCACCATTATTAAAGAAAACATATAATTCCAATGTTTTTTAATTAGCCTTGCTTGTCTATTTTCAGTGGCATGCAACAGTATTTAGTTTAGCTTTTTCATGAAAgtttatattatgtttttttctATTGAAGCAGAACGCAAAAGTGTGAGTGACTTTAATAtccaaaactttaattaatttggtgTTTTCTATACTACTATAAAACAACAACTTTACAGTGTTTCTTTTAACAATACTaaggcttaatttggtattgaggtaggcttagtttggtattgaggcctatctaacgctattagataaaatagagttgaggaaaaagtatatagggatttgcttctgcgttcttcggtgggaccgcagaaaatatatcgtaaccgactcatcgcgatatgcagaacgcaatattacgtacgtacggaaa from Ananas comosus cultivar F153 linkage group 23, ASM154086v1, whole genome shotgun sequence includes these protein-coding regions:
- the LOC109727821 gene encoding protein NUCLEAR FUSION DEFECTIVE 4-like, with amino-acid sequence MTMPLPPPPPSSSSSSLQWLSLVGTLWLQSINGANSDFPVYSSQLKDLKHFSQVQLNFLAFASDAGKLFGWSSGIAANHLPLWLVAVIGAVLGLIGYGLQFLFLENSNLSYWHLFILTSLAGNGICWINTVCYLICIKNFSFDSRVAVGISTSYVGLSAKVYTVVAEAVFSPRAKSKAKSYLLLNAVTPVLVTTLVAPFLRVVDAKHKEGKRDPAFVAMFAITLATGVCAVAGSIGSASPTGFSSREHMLSLGVLLASPLVVPVAFKLKESISDIWGEKRERRVHGLSVDEIELGGRERDMEEEGKKEQEEEEEEEEQQQQVVVAEEEMMRGGIVEGGIEEVGGVKMLKRVEFWLYFLSYMFSGTLGLVFLNNLGQIAESRGLGETSTLVSLSSSFGFFGRLIPALLDYSSSKAKYKVSRSLSMAILMAPMAGSFFLLLNSTTIFLYLSTAIIGACTGSVTSIAVSATSELFGKKHFGVNHNIVVTNIPVGSFCFGYLAAFLYQKGAVGGSHKCFGSGCYNTTFIIWGSTCSIGTVLCTILYVRSRRLTLPKII